From one candidate division KSB1 bacterium genomic stretch:
- a CDS encoding helix-hairpin-helix domain-containing protein, producing the protein MILNLEIFKDVRFEQEIRFGVEFKAFDNLALRTGTANNPSRFSAGFGIHVNRFTVDYAFFTHNDLGLTQQMSFSIHLGRKKETAKQAKEPVIAEVEEKSKDLLLETQADSITVIQGININTANHEELKKLPGIGEKRASLIIEYREKNGPFLETRDLLNIPGIGIKTFEKIKAQIVVRDIANK; encoded by the coding sequence ATGATTCTAAACCTGGAAATTTTTAAAGATGTTCGCTTTGAGCAAGAGATAAGATTTGGCGTAGAATTCAAAGCTTTTGACAACCTCGCCTTGCGAACAGGAACCGCGAACAATCCAAGCAGATTTTCTGCCGGATTTGGAATTCATGTCAATCGCTTTACCGTGGATTATGCCTTCTTTACTCACAATGATTTAGGCTTAACCCAGCAAATGTCGTTTTCTATTCATTTGGGCAGAAAAAAGGAAACGGCAAAGCAAGCGAAAGAGCCGGTGATTGCAGAAGTGGAGGAAAAATCAAAAGACTTGTTGTTAGAAACACAAGCAGATTCTATAACAGTGATTCAAGGAATCAACATCAACACAGCAAATCATGAAGAACTAAAAAAACTGCCCGGAATTGGTGAAAAACGTGCCTCACTGATTATCGAATATCGGGAGAAGAACGGACCCTTTCTGGAAACCAGGGATTTGTTAAATATACCGGGCATCGGCATAAAGACTTTCGAAAAAATCAAAGCACAAATTGTGGTTAGAGACATTGCGAACAAATAG